One stretch of Chitinophaga pendula DNA includes these proteins:
- a CDS encoding SRPBCC family protein produces MTQTGNQPYAGAAMLIRRPVAVVFNAFIDPAETTRFWFTQSTGKLAAGAEVVWTWEMYHVSTPVRVEEIVENERIFLEWEGSGMVEWTFEELGPDATFVNIVNTGIPADEELVAKVRDLTEGFTLVLSGLKAYLEHGIELGLVGDRFPKEMRG; encoded by the coding sequence ATGACTCAGACAGGTAATCAACCTTATGCCGGCGCAGCTATGCTGATACGCCGGCCGGTGGCTGTTGTTTTCAATGCATTTATTGACCCGGCGGAGACGACCCGTTTCTGGTTTACCCAAAGTACGGGTAAGCTGGCAGCGGGTGCGGAGGTGGTGTGGACCTGGGAGATGTATCATGTGAGTACGCCGGTACGGGTGGAGGAGATTGTGGAGAACGAGCGTATCTTCCTGGAATGGGAAGGTAGTGGGATGGTGGAGTGGACGTTTGAGGAATTAGGGCCGGATGCGACGTTTGTGAACATCGTCAATACCGGTATTCCTGCTGACGAGGAGTTGGTAGCGAAGGTGCGGGATCTAACGGAGGGGTTTACGCTGGTATTGTCGGGACTGAAGGCTTACCTTGAGCACGGCATTGAGCTGGGGTTGGTAGGTGATCGTTTTCCGAAGGAGATGCGCGGGTAA
- a CDS encoding DUF4269 domain-containing protein, whose amino-acid sequence MNPAFDFTDISYLQAGTPLQQQVYAIVTRHRLLEVLGEYGPILIGSIPIRVAIADSDIDISCCYKDAIAFRVHLQTLFGDYPLFRLREGVLNGLLAVIANFEAEGVPVEIFGQPIPAKEQYGYRHMLIEYRVLQERGEGFREQVVALKVQGRNTEAAFCELLGLAGHPFEVLLTLE is encoded by the coding sequence ATGAACCCAGCCTTTGACTTTACGGATATTTCTTATTTACAGGCAGGTACCCCTTTACAGCAGCAGGTATATGCGATTGTGACCCGGCACCGGTTGCTGGAGGTATTAGGTGAATATGGGCCTATATTGATCGGTAGTATTCCCATTCGTGTAGCTATTGCCGACAGTGATATTGACATTAGTTGTTGTTATAAGGATGCAATAGCTTTTCGTGTACACTTACAGACGTTGTTTGGGGATTATCCCTTGTTCCGGTTACGGGAGGGGGTATTGAACGGTTTGTTGGCGGTGATTGCGAATTTTGAGGCGGAAGGTGTGCCGGTGGAGATATTCGGGCAGCCCATCCCTGCGAAGGAGCAGTATGGTTACCGGCATATGCTGATTGAGTACCGGGTATTGCAGGAGCGAGGGGAAGGCTTCCGGGAGCAGGTGGTGGCGTTGAAAGTGCAGGGAAGGAATACGGAAGCGGCCTTCTGTGAGTTGCTGGGATTGGCGGGTCATCCATTTGAGGTGTTGCTAACGTTGGAGTAG
- a CDS encoding DUF92 domain-containing protein has product MSSSVLALIVPFVLLAVAAICIRKRKLTFAAGMMAWLTGICIYLGGGLPGLLFLAVFFVLATLATGHRKAEKALQEQSDAHPEIRRSGQVLANGGVASAISVLAFLHPDLKAPSLMMMAASLAAATADTLSSELGVVYGKRHYNILTFRKEARGLDGVVSLEGTLLGAGGAAVIAVVYAMTVVPDGSAWYVFAGGVLGNLVDSLLGASLERRGIIGNNMVNFFNTLSGAFIALALYAL; this is encoded by the coding sequence ATGTCGTCATCTGTTCTTGCATTAATAGTACCCTTTGTTTTACTGGCTGTGGCGGCCATTTGTATCCGGAAGCGCAAGTTGACCTTTGCGGCTGGGATGATGGCATGGCTGACGGGCATCTGTATTTACCTGGGCGGTGGTTTGCCCGGGTTGTTATTCCTGGCGGTATTTTTTGTACTGGCAACGCTGGCTACCGGTCACCGGAAGGCAGAGAAGGCATTGCAGGAGCAGTCAGATGCGCATCCTGAGATACGGCGTAGCGGGCAGGTGCTGGCTAATGGTGGGGTGGCGTCGGCGATCTCTGTGCTGGCATTTCTGCACCCGGACCTGAAGGCGCCATCCCTGATGATGATGGCGGCCAGTCTTGCGGCGGCTACAGCGGATACGCTATCGTCGGAGCTGGGTGTTGTGTATGGTAAGCGGCATTATAACATTTTAACTTTCAGAAAGGAGGCGCGTGGGCTGGACGGTGTGGTGAGCCTGGAAGGTACTTTGCTCGGAGCCGGTGGGGCAGCGGTCATTGCGGTCGTGTATGCGATGACGGTAGTACCAGATGGCAGTGCATGGTATGTGTTTGCCGGAGGCGTGCTGGGTAACCTGGTAGATTCTTTACTCGGCGCCTCCCTAGAGCGGCGAGGTATTATCGGTAACAATATGGTCAATTTCTTCAACACCTTATCCGGTGCTTTTATTGCGCTGGCGTTGTATGCTTTATAG
- a CDS encoding MupA/Atu3671 family FMN-dependent luciferase-like monooxygenase — MITKTLMDLLSAPHVDIQVTGNIIHVTGNSADLLPEIREQIQLQKQALLSHYQAAAGIATAGTEEAIVRFDIKDTITPAARHLDFSLFYFGNADAYDDVKEKYKLLIEGARFGDKNGFTAVWTPERHFNEFAGLYPSPAVAGAAIAASTSRIGIRAGSVVLPLHNPIRVAEEWSVIDNLSGGRAGIACASGWQANDFVLAPDHYTERHAVMYKHIEQIQHLWKGGAITLKDGNGQQKDTRIFPRPLQIQLPMWITSNGNLDTFRAAGRLGLNILTNFWGSSPDELGEKINVYRQARRQHGHSEGEGKVTLMLHTYVAPTREDAYEKTRTPLINYLRSSFGLFRHFVASNGNNPEIQRFSEQEIENMLDYSFYRYVSGSSLVGAPQDVEQVLIRFSSLGVDEIACLIDFGLEYEDIMKGLQRLTAVKDNYQAMVSTATQSAPSTDLPLEVAGF, encoded by the coding sequence ATGATAACAAAAACATTGATGGACCTGCTGAGCGCCCCGCATGTCGATATTCAGGTTACCGGCAACATCATCCACGTAACGGGCAACAGCGCCGACCTCCTGCCGGAGATCAGAGAACAGATACAATTACAGAAACAGGCACTCCTCAGCCACTACCAGGCTGCTGCGGGTATCGCCACCGCAGGTACAGAAGAGGCAATCGTCCGGTTTGATATAAAGGATACCATAACACCCGCCGCTCGACATCTCGACTTCAGCCTCTTTTATTTTGGCAATGCAGATGCCTACGACGACGTAAAAGAAAAATATAAACTACTGATAGAGGGAGCCCGATTTGGTGACAAAAATGGCTTTACCGCCGTATGGACACCAGAGCGACATTTCAATGAATTCGCCGGTCTGTACCCCAGTCCGGCAGTCGCCGGCGCCGCCATCGCTGCCTCCACCTCCCGCATCGGCATACGCGCTGGAAGCGTCGTACTCCCCCTGCACAACCCCATCAGAGTAGCAGAAGAATGGTCCGTAATAGACAATCTCTCCGGAGGCAGAGCAGGCATCGCCTGCGCCTCCGGATGGCAAGCCAATGATTTCGTGCTCGCTCCCGATCACTACACGGAAAGACATGCCGTCATGTATAAACACATCGAACAAATACAACACCTCTGGAAAGGAGGTGCCATCACCTTGAAAGATGGCAACGGACAACAGAAAGATACCCGCATCTTCCCACGTCCCCTGCAAATACAATTACCCATGTGGATCACCTCCAATGGTAACCTCGATACCTTCCGCGCCGCCGGTCGCCTCGGCCTCAATATCCTCACCAACTTCTGGGGTAGCTCGCCAGACGAACTGGGCGAAAAGATCAACGTATACCGGCAAGCCCGGCGCCAGCATGGACACTCGGAAGGAGAGGGCAAAGTAACACTCATGCTGCATACCTACGTAGCCCCCACCAGGGAAGATGCCTACGAAAAAACCCGTACCCCCCTCATCAACTACCTCCGTTCCTCCTTCGGCCTGTTCCGGCACTTTGTCGCCAGCAATGGCAACAATCCCGAAATACAGCGCTTCAGCGAACAAGAGATCGAAAATATGTTGGACTATTCTTTCTATCGGTATGTGTCCGGCTCCAGCCTGGTCGGCGCACCGCAAGATGTAGAACAGGTGCTTATCAGGTTCAGCAGCCTGGGAGTAGACGAGATCGCCTGCCTCATAGATTTCGGACTGGAATATGAAGACATCATGAAAGGATTGCAACGGCTCACCGCCGTCAAAGACAACTACCAGGCAATGGTCAGCACCGCCACACAGTCAGCCCCATCGACCGACCTCCCGCTGGAAGTTGCGGGTTTCTGA